A DNA window from Camelina sativa cultivar DH55 chromosome 13, Cs, whole genome shotgun sequence contains the following coding sequences:
- the LOC104737801 gene encoding probable mediator of RNA polymerase II transcription subunit 37c — MAGKGEGPAIGIDLGTTYSCVGVWQHDRVEIIANDQGNRTTPSYVAFTDTERLIGDAAKNQVAMNPVNTVFDAKRLIGRRFSDASVQSDRKLWPFTIISSGTAEKPMIVVNYKGEEKQFSAEEISSMVLIKMREI, encoded by the exons ATGGCTGGTAAAGGAGAAGGTCCTGCGATCGGTATAGATCTTGGTACCACCTACTCTTGTGTCGGAGTGTGGCAACACGACCGTGTTGAGATCATTGCTAATGATCAAGGTAACCGGACCACGCCGTCTTACGTTGCTTTCACCGACACCGAGAGGCTGATCGGAGATGCAGCTAAGAACCAGGTCGCCATGAACCCTGTTAACACTGTCTTCG ATGCAAAGAGGTTGATTGGTCGTAGATTCAGTGACGCATCTGTCCAAAGCGACAGGAAGTTGTGGCCTTTCACCATCATCTCTTCAGGAACTGCTGAGAAACCAATGATCGTAGTCAACTACAAGGGTGAAGAGAAACAGTTTTCCGCTGAGGAGATCTCTTCCATGGTTCTCATTAAGATGCGTGAGATT